The following coding sequences are from one Streptomyces dengpaensis window:
- a CDS encoding VOC family protein, with amino-acid sequence MVHVLSSRTLLRPTDPERSRTFYGRQLGLAVYREFGTGPERGTVYFLGGGFLEVSGRSETPPSPALKLWLQVADVSAAHKELTAAGVEVLRPPVKEPWGLIEMWIADPDGTEIAIVEVPDDHPLRYRP; translated from the coding sequence ATGGTGCATGTACTGAGCAGCCGGACCCTTCTGCGTCCCACCGACCCGGAGCGCTCCCGGACCTTCTACGGCCGGCAGCTGGGCCTGGCCGTCTACCGCGAGTTCGGCACGGGCCCCGAGCGCGGGACCGTCTACTTCCTCGGCGGCGGCTTCCTGGAGGTCTCCGGTCGCTCCGAGACGCCACCCTCCCCCGCGCTCAAGCTGTGGCTCCAGGTCGCGGACGTGTCGGCGGCACACAAGGAGCTGACGGCCGCGGGAGTCGAGGTGCTGCGGCCTCCGGTGAAGGAGCCGTGGGGGCTGATCGAAATGTGGATCGCGGATCCGGACGGCACCGAGATCGCGATCGTGGAGGTCCCCGATGACCATCCGCTGCGCTACCGGCCCTGA
- a CDS encoding HAD family hydrolase yields MTIKGVLFDFSGTLFRAESTESWLRGALRAAGLTLPEGKLAEAAHALESVGALPGGGRPPRLPEGFDEVWRTRDASAELHRAAYTGISRQVLLPGPLHDALYDRHMVPDAWNPYPDAHGVLSALREHGIAVGVVSNIGWDLRPVFREHGLDPYVGAYVLSYEHGIQKPDPRLFAAACDALGIAPEDTLMVGDDRRADGGAAALGCRVHFVDHLPVTHRPDGLRPVLDLLG; encoded by the coding sequence ATGACGATCAAAGGCGTGCTCTTCGACTTCTCCGGAACCCTCTTCCGTGCCGAGTCGACCGAGTCCTGGCTGCGCGGCGCGCTCCGGGCAGCCGGTCTCACCCTGCCGGAAGGGAAGTTGGCCGAGGCCGCGCACGCTCTGGAGAGCGTGGGCGCACTGCCCGGCGGCGGCCGGCCGCCTCGGCTGCCCGAGGGGTTCGACGAGGTGTGGCGCACCCGCGACGCGAGCGCCGAGCTGCACCGGGCCGCGTATACCGGAATCTCCCGGCAGGTACTACTGCCTGGTCCCCTCCACGACGCGCTGTACGACCGCCACATGGTCCCGGACGCCTGGAACCCCTACCCGGACGCGCACGGCGTACTGAGCGCGCTGCGCGAGCACGGGATCGCGGTCGGGGTGGTCAGCAACATCGGCTGGGATCTTCGGCCCGTCTTCCGCGAGCACGGCCTCGACCCGTACGTCGGCGCGTACGTCCTGTCGTACGAACACGGCATCCAGAAGCCGGATCCCCGGCTGTTCGCGGCCGCCTGCGACGCGCTCGGCATCGCACCCGAGGACACCCTGATGGTCGGCGACGACCGCCGCGCGGACGGCGGTGCGGCGGCCCTGGGCTGCCGGGTGCACTTCGTCGACCATCTGCCGGTGACGCACCGCCCGGACGGGCTGCGGCCCGTCCTCGACCTGCTCGGCTGA
- a CDS encoding aminoglycoside adenylyltransferase domain-containing protein, translated as MDQLPKTVGLVRGVLLSLARVWTTLATGGIRSKDG; from the coding sequence ATGGACCAACTTCCGAAGACGGTCGGGCTGGTCCGCGGCGTCCTGCTGAGCCTCGCTCGCGTCTGGACCACGCTCGCCACGGGCGGGATCAGATCCAAGGACGGCTGA
- a CDS encoding DUF305 domain-containing protein: MLFRRASRASIAMASSAVLAVLAVGGCDSGSDAKSAAASGPSVIAPGKPGEANRTLSAQDAAEQHADDDSPNSADLSYARMMIEHHTQALEMTELAPKHAESTKVKRLAERISAAQGPEIAAMKSWLKTHGKGKSSGHEHATMPGMATEAQLTKLRAAEGKAFDELFLKLMITHHEGAITMATDVKAQGNNVQIDEMADDVIAQQTSEITRMRDMS; this comes from the coding sequence GTGCTCTTCCGCCGTGCGTCCCGCGCGTCCATCGCCATGGCCTCGTCGGCCGTCCTGGCCGTGCTCGCGGTCGGGGGCTGCGACTCCGGCTCCGACGCCAAGTCCGCCGCGGCGAGCGGGCCTTCGGTCATCGCGCCGGGCAAGCCCGGTGAGGCGAACCGGACGCTGTCCGCTCAGGACGCCGCCGAGCAACACGCGGACGACGACTCCCCCAACTCGGCGGACCTGTCGTACGCACGGATGATGATCGAGCACCACACCCAGGCGCTGGAGATGACCGAACTCGCCCCGAAGCACGCCGAGTCGACGAAGGTGAAGCGGCTCGCGGAGCGGATCTCCGCCGCGCAGGGACCGGAGATCGCCGCCATGAAGAGCTGGCTGAAAACGCACGGCAAAGGCAAGAGCAGCGGGCACGAGCACGCCACGATGCCCGGGATGGCGACCGAGGCGCAGCTCACGAAGTTGCGCGCCGCCGAGGGCAAGGCGTTCGACGAACTCTTCCTGAAGCTGATGATCACCCATCACGAGGGGGCGATCACGATGGCCACGGACGTGAAGGCGCAGGGCAACAACGTCCAGATCGACGAGATGGCCGACGACGTGATCGCGCAGCAGACGAGCGAGATCACGCGGATGCGCGACATGTCGTAA
- a CDS encoding serine hydrolase domain-containing protein, which produces MTTVAAALPSTEVGIDVERVMERHRIPGAAIALLRDGEPVGVHAHGVRSAETGAPVTLRTRFQAGSISKQITAYAALRLVDRGVLDLDADLDGLLIGRTLPRAAGGSPVTLRQCLSNTSGLAGTQATWWRPDEAMPHLSDILDGIRAEHEPGSLFRKEGAQWAVVEQLLADVTGRDFGKTVRELVFEPLGMRDSAFGEPGAADAAAGHDQYGHELSGGHRVRPVRAGSGLWSTPADLAVFAGALRRAHQGLSDLLSARLAGVMLTEAFPGSFYGLGTVVEGTPGEPEFGHDGQSAGFRALTSVRLRSGTGLVVMTNSDNGEELHRAEEWEAPQHVM; this is translated from the coding sequence ATGACGACAGTTGCCGCCGCGCTGCCCTCGACAGAGGTCGGGATCGACGTAGAGCGGGTCATGGAGCGGCACCGCATTCCGGGTGCGGCCATCGCCCTCCTGCGGGACGGCGAACCCGTCGGCGTCCACGCCCACGGCGTCCGCTCCGCCGAGACGGGCGCACCGGTGACCCTGCGCACCCGGTTCCAGGCGGGCTCGATCAGCAAGCAGATCACCGCGTACGCCGCGCTGCGGCTCGTCGACCGCGGAGTCCTCGACCTCGACGCGGACCTGGACGGCCTCCTCATCGGCCGTACGCTGCCCAGGGCGGCCGGCGGCAGCCCGGTCACGCTGCGCCAGTGCCTGTCCAACACCTCCGGCCTCGCGGGCACGCAGGCCACCTGGTGGCGCCCCGACGAGGCCATGCCACACCTCTCCGACATCCTGGACGGGATCCGCGCGGAGCACGAGCCGGGCTCCCTGTTCCGCAAGGAGGGCGCCCAGTGGGCGGTCGTGGAACAGCTGCTGGCCGACGTCACCGGGCGGGACTTCGGCAAGACCGTCCGGGAGCTGGTGTTCGAGCCGCTGGGTATGCGCGACAGCGCCTTCGGGGAGCCCGGAGCCGCCGACGCCGCCGCGGGGCACGACCAGTACGGACATGAACTGTCCGGCGGCCACCGGGTGCGTCCGGTGCGCGCGGGCAGCGGTCTGTGGTCCACGCCCGCCGACCTGGCCGTCTTCGCCGGGGCGCTGCGCCGCGCGCACCAGGGCCTGTCCGACCTGCTGTCCGCGCGGCTCGCGGGCGTCATGCTCACGGAGGCGTTTCCGGGCAGTTTCTACGGCTTGGGCACGGTGGTCGAGGGCACGCCCGGGGAGCCCGAGTTCGGCCACGACGGGCAGAGCGCGGGCTTCCGCGCGCTGACCTCCGTACGGCTCAGGTCCGGCACGGGCCTTGTGGTGATGACGAATTCGGACAACGGCGAGGAGCTCCACCGGGCCGAGGAATGGGAAGCGCCGCAGCACGTGATGTGA
- a CDS encoding LVIVD repeat-containing protein, with translation MTLLNNPRTRHRRLGVAAAAAGLLAALLTAGPAVATPDPGDSPAAQEKVSKSDAADVKAAIADGEIPGRDEIVHSDNIEHLANVPKEAVTGLNSDLAFQGKYAYAGNYDGFRIFDISNPKAPKSVAQVLCPGSQNDVSVSGDLLFLSTDSSRSDNSCTSTSQPATEKSSWEGMKIFDISDKTNPRYVAAVETACGSHTHTLVPERKNVYVYVSSYSPSATFPDCQPPHDGISVIKVPRNAPEKAAVVGFPVLFPGEGPDGGGNPGGPTNPGVSKTTGCHDITVLPSKDLAAGACMGDGILFSIEDPEHPKVIDQVQDNVNFAFWHSATFNQKANKVVFTDELGGGVAPTCNAEIGPNRGADGIYDIVGKGDDRKLVFKSYFKISRHQADTENCVAHNGSLIPVKGKDLMVQAWYQGGVSVWDFTDSANPKEIAYFERGPLTTDTIQIGGSWSAYYYNGHIYSNDIAKGFDVLKLSDRRTDPAKWVQLRELNVQTQPDYFD, from the coding sequence GTGACCCTGTTGAACAATCCCCGAACGCGGCACAGACGCCTGGGAGTTGCCGCGGCCGCGGCAGGACTCCTGGCCGCGCTGCTCACGGCCGGTCCGGCGGTGGCGACCCCCGACCCCGGGGACAGCCCGGCCGCGCAGGAGAAGGTCTCCAAGAGCGACGCCGCCGATGTGAAGGCGGCGATAGCCGACGGCGAGATACCCGGCCGGGACGAGATCGTCCACTCCGACAACATCGAGCACCTCGCCAACGTCCCCAAGGAGGCCGTCACCGGCCTCAATTCGGACCTGGCCTTCCAGGGCAAGTACGCGTACGCCGGCAACTACGACGGCTTCCGCATCTTCGACATCAGCAACCCGAAGGCGCCCAAGTCGGTTGCCCAAGTGCTGTGTCCCGGATCGCAGAACGACGTCTCCGTCTCCGGCGACCTGCTCTTCCTGTCCACCGACTCCTCGCGCAGCGACAACTCCTGCACCAGCACCTCGCAGCCCGCGACGGAGAAGTCGTCGTGGGAGGGCATGAAGATCTTCGACATCAGCGACAAGACGAACCCGAGGTACGTCGCCGCCGTCGAGACCGCGTGCGGCTCGCACACGCACACGCTGGTGCCCGAGCGCAAGAACGTCTACGTCTACGTCTCCTCGTACTCGCCGAGCGCCACCTTCCCCGACTGCCAGCCGCCGCACGACGGCATCTCGGTCATCAAGGTGCCGCGCAACGCGCCGGAGAAGGCCGCCGTGGTGGGCTTCCCCGTCCTCTTCCCCGGTGAGGGACCGGACGGCGGCGGCAACCCGGGCGGGCCCACCAACCCGGGCGTGTCCAAGACCACCGGCTGCCACGACATCACCGTCCTGCCGTCGAAGGACCTGGCCGCGGGCGCCTGCATGGGCGACGGCATCCTGTTCTCCATCGAGGACCCGGAGCACCCGAAGGTCATCGACCAGGTCCAGGACAATGTGAACTTCGCGTTCTGGCACTCGGCGACCTTCAACCAGAAGGCCAACAAGGTCGTGTTCACCGATGAGCTGGGCGGTGGTGTCGCGCCCACCTGCAACGCGGAGATCGGTCCCAACCGCGGCGCCGACGGCATCTACGACATCGTCGGCAAGGGCGACGACCGGAAACTGGTCTTCAAGAGCTACTTCAAGATCTCCCGCCACCAGGCGGACACCGAGAACTGCGTGGCCCACAACGGCTCGCTGATCCCCGTCAAGGGCAAGGACCTCATGGTCCAGGCGTGGTACCAGGGCGGCGTCTCCGTCTGGGACTTCACCGACTCGGCCAACCCGAAGGAGATCGCCTACTTCGAGCGAGGCCCGCTGACCACCGACACCATCCAGATCGGCGGCTCGTGGTCGGCGTACTACTACAACGGCCACATCTACTCGAACGACATAGCCAAGGGCTTCGACGTACTGAAGCTCAGCGACCGGCGCACGGACCCGGCGAAGTGGGTCCAACTGCGCGAGCTCAACGTCCAGACGCAGCCGGACTACTTCGACTGA
- a CDS encoding MarR family winged helix-turn-helix transcriptional regulator encodes MPADTVAAVVRQWRTVRPDLDTGPMEVIGRVNRCAALLQQAEDAPLRRAGLTRPEFDVLGTLRRTGHELTPSEIARETFSSGAAVTKRLKQLTERGLVERRGDTRDRRVAHVRLTDEGRELVDGVLPEQLAYETTVLSGVDLGRQRELADLLGELLGQLEGRLRLPRA; translated from the coding sequence GTGCCCGCTGACACCGTGGCGGCCGTCGTGCGGCAGTGGCGGACGGTGCGGCCCGATCTCGACACCGGGCCCATGGAGGTCATCGGCCGCGTCAACCGCTGTGCCGCGCTCCTTCAACAGGCCGAGGACGCCCCGCTGCGCCGGGCCGGCCTCACCCGGCCCGAGTTCGACGTCCTCGGCACCCTGCGGCGCACCGGACACGAGCTGACGCCCAGCGAGATCGCCCGCGAGACCTTCTCCTCGGGTGCCGCCGTCACCAAGCGGCTCAAGCAGCTGACCGAGCGCGGTCTGGTCGAGCGGCGCGGTGACACCCGTGACCGCCGCGTCGCGCACGTCCGGCTCACCGACGAGGGACGCGAACTCGTCGACGGCGTCCTGCCCGAGCAGCTCGCATACGAGACGACGGTCCTGTCCGGGGTCGACCTTGGCCGACAGCGTGAACTGGCCGATCTGCTGGGCGAGTTGCTCGGTCAGCTGGAAGGCCGGCTGAGGCTGCCGCGCGCCTGA
- a CDS encoding FAD-dependent oxidoreductase has translation MLHVAVVGSGPSGVYSAQSLLQSQIPGVRVDVLDRLPCPYGLVRYGVAPDHEKIKSLQNNLRTVLEDERVRFLGGVQVGPGGVPVTRLREMYHAVIYCVGAATDRHLGVPGEELPGSWSATEFVSWYSAHPDSVSDGFTLGARSAAVIGVGNVAVDVTRMLARGAAELSPTDMPQAALTALAASKVTDISMVGRRGPSQARFTTKELRELGSLPDTEVIVDPEELALDPAYVDPSGLPAAQRRNVEVLRGWAATPPQGRARRIRLRFFLRPVELLADKGRVGAVRFERTLPDGKGGVTGTGQYEDIEAQLVLRSVGYRGVPIEGLPFDADHGTVPHRAGRILRDGAITPGEYVAGWIKRGPTGVIGTNRPCAKETVASLLEDAPLLAQRDLPEDPLAALRAEGLRPVEWAGWQAIERAEADLGASLGRSVVKLPDWDSLLTAARTAGS, from the coding sequence GTGCTGCATGTCGCCGTCGTCGGCTCGGGGCCCAGCGGGGTTTACAGCGCCCAGAGCCTCCTCCAGAGCCAGATCCCGGGAGTCCGGGTGGACGTCCTGGACCGGCTGCCGTGCCCGTACGGCCTGGTGCGCTACGGCGTCGCGCCCGACCACGAGAAGATCAAGAGCCTGCAGAACAATCTGCGGACGGTGCTGGAGGACGAGCGGGTGCGGTTCCTGGGCGGCGTCCAGGTCGGCCCGGGCGGGGTGCCGGTGACCCGGCTGCGGGAGATGTACCACGCGGTGATCTACTGCGTGGGCGCCGCCACCGACCGCCACCTCGGGGTGCCCGGCGAGGAGCTGCCCGGCAGCTGGTCGGCGACCGAGTTCGTGTCCTGGTACAGCGCGCACCCCGACTCCGTGTCCGACGGCTTCACCCTCGGCGCGCGGTCGGCCGCGGTCATCGGCGTCGGCAATGTGGCCGTCGACGTGACCCGGATGCTGGCCCGCGGCGCGGCCGAGCTGAGCCCCACCGACATGCCGCAGGCGGCGCTCACCGCCCTGGCCGCGAGCAAGGTGACGGACATCAGCATGGTCGGGCGGCGCGGCCCGTCGCAGGCCCGCTTCACCACCAAGGAGCTGCGCGAGCTGGGCTCACTGCCGGACACCGAAGTCATCGTGGATCCCGAGGAGTTGGCGCTCGATCCGGCGTACGTCGATCCGTCGGGGCTGCCCGCGGCGCAGCGCCGCAATGTGGAGGTGCTGCGCGGCTGGGCCGCCACGCCGCCACAGGGCCGTGCCCGCCGGATCCGGCTGCGTTTCTTCCTGCGCCCGGTCGAACTGCTCGCCGACAAAGGGCGCGTGGGTGCGGTGCGTTTCGAGCGGACGCTGCCGGACGGGAAGGGCGGGGTGACGGGGACCGGACAGTACGAGGACATCGAGGCGCAGTTGGTGCTGCGCTCGGTCGGCTATCGCGGGGTGCCGATCGAAGGGCTGCCGTTCGACGCCGACCATGGCACGGTGCCGCATCGGGCGGGACGGATACTGCGGGACGGCGCGATCACCCCGGGCGAGTACGTGGCGGGCTGGATCAAGCGCGGCCCGACGGGCGTCATCGGCACCAACCGGCCGTGCGCCAAGGAGACGGTGGCCTCGCTGCTGGAGGACGCCCCGCTGCTCGCACAGCGGGACCTGCCCGAGGACCCGCTCGCGGCACTGCGGGCGGAGGGGCTGCGGCCGGTCGAGTGGGCCGGATGGCAGGCGATCGAGCGGGCCGAGGCGGACCTCGGAGCCTCGCTCGGCCGGAGCGTGGTCAAGCTTCCCGACTGGGATTCACTGCTGACGGCTGCGCGGACGGCGGGTTCCTGA
- a CDS encoding TetR/AcrR family transcriptional regulator translates to MSPRSASVNEELRRRSRERLLQAAVELVSERGYEATTLGDIADRAGSARGLVSYYFPGKRQLVQSAVHRLMHGTLEEALEREPRTEDGREQMARAIDAILGLARDHPVLMRQHMAGILHAEGFVQCPEQQRLAQLLLDTVARYGSPDPARDYPMLRALLMGAVYSALVPGVPMPVPTLRAELFERYRLDGEHGVPPDTVVPGGTYETDVSRFFATDDRPRHRSGDQSK, encoded by the coding sequence ATGTCCCCGCGCAGCGCCTCGGTCAATGAAGAGTTGCGGCGACGTTCACGGGAGCGGTTGCTGCAGGCCGCGGTGGAGCTGGTGAGCGAGCGCGGCTATGAGGCGACGACGCTCGGCGACATCGCGGATCGCGCGGGATCGGCGCGCGGACTGGTGTCGTACTACTTCCCCGGCAAACGCCAGCTCGTGCAGTCCGCCGTGCACCGGCTGATGCACGGCACGCTGGAGGAGGCGCTGGAGCGCGAGCCGCGTACGGAGGACGGCCGGGAGCAGATGGCACGGGCCATCGACGCGATCCTGGGCCTCGCCCGGGACCACCCCGTGCTGATGCGCCAGCACATGGCCGGGATTCTGCACGCGGAGGGGTTCGTGCAGTGCCCGGAGCAGCAACGGCTCGCGCAGCTCCTGCTGGACACCGTCGCCCGGTACGGCTCGCCTGACCCCGCCCGCGACTACCCGATGCTGCGCGCGCTGCTCATGGGCGCGGTGTACTCGGCCCTGGTGCCGGGCGTTCCGATGCCGGTCCCGACGCTGCGTGCCGAGTTGTTCGAGCGCTACCGCCTCGACGGCGAGCACGGTGTCCCGCCGGACACCGTGGTGCCCGGCGGGACGTACGAGACCGATGTGTCACGGTTCTTCGCGACGGACGACCGCCCCCGTCACCGATCCGGGGATCAGTCGAAGTAG
- a CDS encoding VOC family protein has translation MKLDRPVTGGPCWTDLATNNVDAAKRFYADLFGWRPETDPRPEAGGYTIAYLGDAPVSAITPQFQESQPVAWNVSFAVADADAAAEAVRAAGGTPTLGPMDVFDIGRFAVALDPGGASFQMWQAKTFPGAGLFNSPGSLGWVELLTRAPDRVTEFYTQVFGWTVNASENYTQWGIEGADFGGMLTMGEKFPHEVPSHWLPYFAVEDVDSTANAAVGAGGSMLMEPTSVPEGPRIAVLRDPQGAAFGVHVAGEES, from the coding sequence ATGAAGCTCGACAGGCCGGTGACCGGCGGACCCTGCTGGACCGATCTCGCAACCAACAATGTGGACGCGGCCAAGCGCTTCTACGCCGATCTCTTCGGCTGGCGCCCGGAGACGGATCCGCGCCCGGAGGCGGGCGGCTACACGATCGCGTACCTCGGTGACGCCCCGGTCTCGGCGATCACCCCGCAGTTCCAGGAGTCGCAGCCCGTCGCCTGGAACGTGTCGTTCGCCGTGGCCGACGCGGACGCCGCCGCGGAGGCGGTTCGGGCCGCCGGAGGCACGCCGACCCTCGGCCCGATGGACGTGTTCGACATCGGGCGGTTCGCGGTCGCCCTCGACCCGGGTGGCGCGTCTTTCCAGATGTGGCAGGCGAAGACCTTCCCGGGCGCGGGGCTGTTCAACTCCCCGGGCTCGCTCGGCTGGGTGGAGCTGCTGACCCGTGCGCCCGATCGGGTCACCGAGTTCTACACCCAGGTGTTCGGCTGGACCGTGAACGCCTCGGAGAACTACACCCAATGGGGCATCGAGGGCGCCGACTTCGGCGGCATGCTCACGATGGGCGAGAAGTTCCCGCACGAGGTGCCGTCGCACTGGCTGCCGTACTTCGCCGTCGAGGACGTGGACTCCACGGCGAACGCCGCCGTAGGGGCGGGCGGCAGCATGCTCATGGAGCCCACATCCGTACCGGAGGGCCCGCGCATCGCCGTCCTGCGGGACCCGCAGGGTGCCGCCTTCGGCGTCCATGTGGCGGGCGAGGAAAGCTAG
- a CDS encoding M56 family metallopeptidase, which produces MMVPAALLLLGALAAVVAPRLLARADWPDREPVVALWVWQCVVAAVLLCCVLSMTLSAAAAWVAVRGHVFSSAPRSVVDAYALSTGGSWAATTAVALACGGVWTAAMLVREIVRARTRCRRRRTELRLRAPLLPGEEPGADRLVVLEGERPDAWWLPGTAPRLVITTAALRRLKGRQLDAVLAHEQGHARARHNWLLHCSAALATGFPRVPVFAAFRDEMHRLVELAADDVASRRFGRLTIALALVELNEDRGVFGPCPTPDAHVPRRVHRLLTAPDRLTAGRRLRLTAAAALVPVIPVLVTFVPGLRALG; this is translated from the coding sequence ATGATGGTCCCCGCGGCACTGTTGCTGCTCGGCGCCCTGGCCGCCGTGGTTGCTCCACGGCTGCTCGCCCGGGCGGACTGGCCGGACCGTGAACCGGTGGTCGCCCTGTGGGTGTGGCAGTGCGTGGTGGCGGCCGTTCTGCTGTGCTGCGTGCTGTCGATGACGCTGAGCGCTGCCGCCGCTTGGGTGGCGGTGCGTGGCCATGTGTTCAGTTCGGCTCCGCGTTCGGTCGTGGACGCGTACGCGTTGAGCACGGGCGGCAGTTGGGCGGCGACGACCGCCGTGGCGCTCGCGTGTGGCGGCGTCTGGACCGCGGCGATGCTGGTCCGCGAGATCGTACGGGCCCGGACGCGCTGCCGACGGCGACGGACCGAACTCCGCCTACGGGCCCCGCTGTTGCCCGGCGAGGAGCCCGGAGCCGACCGTCTGGTGGTCCTGGAGGGCGAACGCCCCGACGCCTGGTGGCTGCCCGGAACCGCACCCCGACTCGTCATCACCACGGCCGCGTTGCGCCGCCTGAAGGGGCGCCAGCTGGATGCCGTACTCGCCCATGAGCAGGGGCATGCGCGGGCTCGGCACAACTGGCTGCTGCACTGTTCGGCCGCGCTGGCAACCGGCTTTCCGCGGGTGCCGGTGTTCGCCGCGTTCCGCGACGAGATGCACCGGCTGGTCGAACTCGCAGCCGACGATGTGGCATCGCGCCGCTTCGGCCGCCTCACCATCGCCCTCGCCCTAGTGGAACTCAACGAGGACCGGGGCGTGTTCGGCCCCTGCCCCACCCCCGACGCCCACGTTCCCCGACGCGTCCACCGCCTCCTCACCGCCCCGGACCGCCTCACGGCGGGCCGCCGCCTCCGCCTGACGGCAGCGGCTGCGCTGGTGCCGGTGATTCCGGTGCTGGTGACGTTCGTGCCGGGGTTGCGGGCGCTGGGGTAG
- a CDS encoding DUF5134 domain-containing protein, protein MHGPASPGWLLVVLCAATGAYCLLRMRSRVEEQRRTAGSEALMGFGMAAMAVPAAVATPPRWAWLAYTAVFGATALRALWTARTSPHHLHHLMGAFAMVYMAAVMAASPGHHDHATSGIPLITGLLLLYFTGYVLRSGVRLLPVTALSASTRTLAWGDRPELSQACRLSMGIAMLAMLVTL, encoded by the coding sequence GTGCACGGACCTGCTTCGCCCGGCTGGCTGCTCGTCGTGCTGTGCGCGGCGACCGGGGCCTACTGCCTGCTGCGGATGCGCAGCCGCGTCGAGGAACAGCGCCGCACGGCGGGCAGTGAGGCGCTCATGGGCTTCGGCATGGCGGCGATGGCCGTACCCGCCGCGGTGGCCACCCCGCCACGCTGGGCCTGGCTCGCCTACACCGCCGTCTTCGGCGCCACCGCCCTGCGCGCTCTCTGGACCGCCCGCACGAGCCCGCACCACCTGCACCACCTGATGGGCGCCTTCGCGATGGTCTACATGGCGGCCGTCATGGCCGCCTCCCCCGGACACCACGACCACGCCACCTCCGGCATCCCCCTGATCACCGGCCTTCTCCTGCTCTACTTCACCGGTTATGTCCTGCGCTCCGGCGTCCGCCTCCTGCCGGTGACCGCCCTGTCCGCGAGCACCCGCACCCTCGCGTGGGGCGACCGCCCCGAACTGTCCCAGGCGTGCCGCCTTTCCATGGGAATCGCGATGCTGGCGATGCTGGTCACGCTCTGA
- a CDS encoding phosphatase PAP2 family protein, protein MHSPPVDSPSQRPGPRTAALTAAALAVPALLLLLLVAFSWHPLLAVDGDIARTTHTWAVEEPGVTQASRILTDWVWDPWTMRVVCAVAVVWLVWIHSAWWLALWVAATCALGTLAQQGLKSAVGRERPVWPDPVDSADYEAFPSGHALTAMVVCGLLLWLLHLYGAGRALRRTASALAVVSAVGVGLTRVWLGVHWPSDVVGGWLIGALLVALAVASYERWIAPGTGRLDPRESTDP, encoded by the coding sequence ATGCACTCCCCGCCCGTCGACTCACCGTCCCAGCGGCCGGGCCCTCGCACGGCGGCGCTCACCGCGGCGGCTCTGGCCGTGCCCGCCCTGCTGCTGCTTCTGCTGGTCGCGTTCTCCTGGCATCCTTTGCTCGCCGTCGACGGCGACATCGCGCGCACCACGCACACTTGGGCCGTCGAGGAACCCGGCGTCACCCAGGCGTCCCGGATTCTGACGGACTGGGTGTGGGATCCCTGGACAATGCGGGTGGTGTGCGCGGTCGCCGTGGTCTGGCTGGTGTGGATCCACTCGGCATGGTGGCTCGCCCTATGGGTGGCGGCCACATGTGCGCTGGGCACACTGGCGCAGCAGGGACTGAAGTCGGCGGTCGGCCGCGAGCGCCCTGTCTGGCCCGACCCCGTGGACTCCGCCGACTACGAGGCCTTCCCCTCCGGCCACGCCCTGACGGCCATGGTGGTGTGCGGGCTGCTGCTCTGGCTGCTCCACCTCTACGGCGCCGGACGCGCCCTGCGGCGTACGGCGTCGGCCCTGGCCGTGGTCTCCGCCGTGGGCGTCGGACTCACCCGCGTCTGGCTCGGCGTGCACTGGCCGTCGGACGTCGTGGGCGGCTGGCTCATCGGCGCGCTGCTGGTGGCCCTGGCGGTGGCCTCGTACGAACGGTGGATTGCCCCCGGCACAGGACGACTCGACCCGCGCGAATCAACCGACCCCTGA
- a CDS encoding GNAT family N-acetyltransferase, which produces MDTAAPTGLTFRDATDGDVDVLVALIQSAYRGDASRTGWTTEADILEGQRTDPEGVLAVIKAPDSRLLTVERDGTVVACCQLEHRGDHAYFGMFAVSPALQGEGLGKVIIAEAERAARQAWGVTDMHMTVISVRDDLIAWYERRGYRRTGEMTPFPYGDERFGIPQRDDLQFELLVKLLV; this is translated from the coding sequence ATGGACACCGCCGCCCCCACCGGACTGACTTTCCGCGACGCCACCGACGGCGACGTGGACGTCCTGGTCGCGCTGATCCAGTCGGCGTACCGCGGGGACGCCAGCAGGACCGGCTGGACCACGGAGGCGGACATCCTCGAAGGGCAGCGGACCGACCCCGAGGGCGTCCTCGCGGTCATCAAGGCGCCCGACAGCCGGCTGCTGACCGTCGAGCGGGACGGCACGGTCGTCGCCTGCTGCCAGCTCGAACACCGTGGCGACCACGCCTACTTCGGCATGTTCGCGGTGAGCCCCGCGCTCCAGGGCGAGGGGCTCGGCAAGGTGATCATCGCGGAGGCGGAGCGGGCCGCCCGCCAGGCCTGGGGCGTCACGGATATGCACATGACGGTGATCTCCGTACGCGACGACCTCATCGCCTGGTACGAGCGGCGCGGCTACCGCCGTACGGGAGAGATGACGCCCTTCCCGTACGGCGACGAGCGCTTCGGTATTCCGCAGCGCGACGACCTGCAGTTCGAACTGCTGGTCAAGTTGCTGGTGTGA